One segment of Bacillales bacterium DNA contains the following:
- a CDS encoding ABC transporter ATP-binding protein — MLKLSGVAAYYGNIQALKGIDLDVKEGSIVTMLGANGAGKTTTMKTIAGLLKPKQGTVELMGSNVTGLSPHLLVRRGMVLVPEGRAILANMTVEENLEMGAFSRSDGEVNADLDRVMERFPILRERRRQTGGTLSGGQQQMLAIARALMARPKLLLLDEPSMGLAPLVVADIFKIIEEINEAGTTILLVEQNARQALKVADYGYVLETGKIVAEGTPAELLENTSIVEAYLGRKKSG, encoded by the coding sequence TTGCTTAAGCTTTCCGGCGTGGCCGCGTATTACGGAAACATTCAAGCGTTGAAAGGCATTGATCTCGACGTCAAAGAAGGATCGATCGTGACGATGCTCGGCGCCAACGGTGCCGGAAAAACGACGACGATGAAGACGATTGCCGGGCTGTTGAAGCCGAAGCAAGGAACGGTTGAATTGATGGGCAGCAACGTGACCGGTCTATCGCCGCATTTGCTCGTGCGGCGAGGGATGGTGCTTGTGCCCGAAGGGCGTGCGATTCTGGCGAACATGACGGTTGAGGAAAACTTGGAGATGGGGGCGTTTTCGCGAAGCGACGGCGAAGTGAATGCCGATCTTGATCGCGTCATGGAACGCTTCCCGATTTTGAGAGAACGCCGCCGCCAAACGGGCGGTACGCTGTCCGGCGGCCAGCAGCAAATGCTGGCGATCGCCCGCGCGTTGATGGCGCGGCCGAAGCTCCTGCTGCTCGACGAACCGTCGATGGGGCTCGCGCCGCTCGTCGTTGCCGATATTTTCAAGATCATCGAGGAGATCAACGAAGCGGGTACGACGATTTTGCTCGTTGAGCAAAACGCGCGCCAAGCGTTGAAGGTTGCCGATTACGGTTACGTGCTTGAGACCGGCAAAATCGTCGCCGAAGGCACGCCAGCCGAGCTGCTCGAAAATACGAGCATCGTCGAGGCGTACTTGGGGCGAAAAAAATCCGGATAA
- a CDS encoding SgcJ/EcaC family oxidoreductase, with product MTEQVKHEVCRLYERLLQSWNDQDAAGMASLFTGDGESIGFDGSEGVGPGEIKAHLQPIFEHHETANYVYKIKDVRLLGPGVAVLRAMAGMVPPGKTDINSELNAHQTMVAVEDGGSWMVALFQNTPAQYHGRPELVEAMTNELREV from the coding sequence ATGACGGAACAAGTCAAGCATGAGGTGTGCCGGTTGTACGAACGACTTTTGCAAAGCTGGAACGATCAAGACGCTGCGGGCATGGCATCGTTGTTCACTGGAGACGGCGAGAGTATCGGGTTTGACGGCAGCGAAGGGGTCGGCCCCGGTGAAATCAAGGCCCACTTGCAGCCGATCTTTGAACACCACGAAACGGCAAACTATGTTTATAAAATTAAGGACGTCCGCCTTTTAGGGCCGGGGGTGGCCGTGTTGCGGGCGATGGCCGGGATGGTTCCGCCAGGCAAAACGGATATCAACAGCGAGTTGAATGCGCATCAGACGATGGTGGCGGTTGAGGACGGCGGCAGCTGGATGGTTGCGCTGTTTCAAAACACACCGGCGCAGTATCACGGCCGGCCGGAGCTTGTCGAGGCGATGACGAATGAATTGCGAGAGGTTTAA
- a CDS encoding lactate utilization protein C: MERERFLARVAAGLGRERRREAERPDWRGQPHQRLYADESAEALGDLFEEQCRFMKTEVKRTSRAELAEVLESTAAEYGGGPVVVSDDERYEAYGLGGFLQREGVSVWDDAKGRGMIELAERAKVGVSFADLALAESGTVVVFSRPGNGRTLHMLPENYIAIIPKGRLVPRFSQASRYIQENFIRKNGVPSCVKFISGPSNSADIELKSVVGVHGPVRAAFLLVEDA; the protein is encoded by the coding sequence ATGGAGCGCGAGCGGTTTTTGGCGCGCGTGGCCGCAGGCCTCGGGCGCGAGCGGCGACGCGAAGCGGAGCGGCCGGATTGGCGCGGCCAGCCGCATCAAAGGCTTTATGCGGATGAGAGCGCCGAGGCTTTGGGCGACTTGTTCGAAGAACAATGTCGGTTCATGAAGACGGAAGTGAAACGGACGTCGCGGGCGGAGCTGGCGGAGGTGCTGGAAAGCACGGCGGCGGAGTATGGCGGCGGGCCGGTGGTCGTGTCGGACGACGAGCGCTACGAGGCGTACGGGCTCGGCGGCTTTTTGCAACGGGAAGGCGTGAGTGTGTGGGATGACGCGAAAGGGCGCGGGATGATCGAGCTCGCGGAGCGGGCGAAGGTCGGCGTGTCGTTCGCCGACCTGGCGTTGGCGGAGTCGGGGACGGTGGTCGTCTTCAGCCGGCCGGGGAACGGCCGGACGTTGCATATGCTGCCGGAGAATTACATCGCCATCATCCCGAAAGGCCGTCTTGTCCCGAGATTCTCGCAAGCTTCGCGTTACATCCAAGAAAATTTTATCCGAAAAAACGGGGTTCCTTCTTGTGTGAAATTCATCTCGGGGCCGTCGAACAGTGCGGACATTGAACTGAAGTCGGTCGTTGGGGTGCATGGACCGGTTCGAGCGGCGTTTTTGCTTGTCGAAGATGCGTGA
- a CDS encoding universal stress protein, whose protein sequence is MGYHKILVAFDGSEDGVKALRHAIDYGKDRKVHLDVVTVVKSHQRGEHIHAIPGASATMLQGSEAGQMAPRTINAEAERAGVHHEVMDDKTRAKGEETLKEAKAELEGTAISYETHVLNGEPADEIVDFAVAHENDLIVVGNRGLSGLKKLVLGSVSKKIVSRAHCPVLVVK, encoded by the coding sequence ATGGGTTATCACAAGATACTTGTTGCTTTTGACGGTTCTGAAGACGGTGTAAAGGCACTCCGGCATGCGATCGATTATGGGAAAGATCGGAAAGTTCATTTGGATGTGGTGACCGTCGTAAAGAGTCACCAGCGAGGCGAACACATTCATGCGATTCCCGGCGCGAGTGCGACGATGTTGCAAGGAAGCGAGGCCGGTCAAATGGCGCCGCGGACGATTAACGCGGAAGCGGAACGGGCCGGTGTTCATCACGAAGTGATGGATGACAAGACGCGGGCGAAAGGGGAGGAAACGCTGAAAGAGGCGAAAGCGGAACTGGAGGGGACGGCGATTTCGTACGAAACGCACGTGCTCAACGGTGAACCGGCTGATGAAATCGTGGATTTTGCGGTGGCGCACGAAAACGACTTGATTGTCGTCGGAAATCGAGGGCTGAGCGGCTTGAAAAAGTTAGTGCTCGGCAGTGTCAGCAAGAAAATCGTCTCACGAGCCCACTGTCCGGTGCTCGTCGTTAAATAA
- a CDS encoding excisionase family DNA-binding protein yields the protein MYLTIKETAEYLSMSEAQVERLIMQGKIRALHDGGDYLIYKEQFNAHLREVEKAKKRLEEEPLPEDWDVKDED from the coding sequence ATGTATTTAACGATAAAAGAAACCGCCGAATACTTGTCCATGTCGGAAGCTCAAGTGGAAAGGCTGATCATGCAAGGGAAAATTCGGGCGTTGCACGACGGCGGGGACTATTTAATCTACAAAGAGCAGTTTAATGCCCATTTGCGGGAAGTAGAGAAGGCGAAAAAGCGGCTGGAAGAAGAACCGCTTCCCGAAGATTGGGACGTGAAGGACGAGGATTGA
- a CDS encoding LutB/LldF family L-lactate oxidation iron-sulfur protein — protein MPMKIEGGPFKARVEEALHNDFMRGAVRRAQDGLRGRKLAATNEDRDFEDWEAWRQAGEAVRRHTIENLDYYLEQLSENVEARGGHVFFAATAEEATAYIRQVVKAKDAKRIIKSKSMVTEEISLNAALEADGCEVVETDLGEYILQLDDHEPPSHLVAPAVHKNQAQIRELYAKKIGYTATEKPEEITAHTRKVLRETFLHADIGITGCNFAVAETGTVTLLTNEGNADLATSLPKTQISVMGMERLVPTWEDLDILVSLLSRSAVGQRLATYVTALTPGREEGSVDGPEDFHLVIVDAGRSKALGTEFQDVLHCIRCGACINVCPVYRHIGGHAYGSIYQGPIGAVLSPILGDSDAFKTLPFASSLCGACTEACPVGIPLHEQLVAHRRAIVEDHGEAPWFEKLAMRGFGAAAAKPERFARAGGTVRLAKPLARAWTAEREFPAPARTTFRKWFEERKGAGR, from the coding sequence ATGCCGATGAAAATCGAGGGCGGTCCGTTCAAGGCGCGGGTGGAGGAAGCGTTGCACAACGACTTCATGCGCGGTGCGGTGCGGAGGGCACAGGACGGATTGCGCGGACGAAAGCTGGCGGCGACGAATGAGGATCGTGACTTCGAAGATTGGGAAGCGTGGCGGCAAGCCGGGGAGGCTGTTCGCCGCCATACGATTGAAAATCTCGATTATTATTTAGAGCAGTTGAGCGAAAATGTCGAGGCGCGCGGCGGGCACGTGTTTTTCGCAGCAACGGCGGAAGAGGCGACGGCCTACATTCGCCAGGTCGTGAAAGCTAAAGATGCGAAGCGGATTATAAAATCGAAGTCGATGGTCACGGAGGAAATCAGCTTGAACGCGGCGCTTGAGGCGGACGGGTGCGAAGTCGTCGAGACGGATCTCGGCGAGTACATTTTGCAGCTCGACGACCACGAACCGCCGTCGCATCTTGTGGCACCGGCGGTGCACAAAAACCAAGCGCAAATTCGCGAGTTGTACGCGAAGAAAATCGGGTATACGGCGACAGAGAAACCGGAAGAAATCACGGCGCACACGAGGAAGGTGCTGCGGGAGACGTTTCTGCATGCGGACATCGGCATTACCGGCTGCAATTTCGCCGTTGCCGAAACAGGAACGGTGACGCTGCTCACGAACGAAGGAAACGCTGATCTGGCGACGAGCTTGCCGAAAACGCAAATCAGCGTCATGGGCATGGAGCGACTTGTGCCGACGTGGGAAGATCTCGACATCCTCGTCAGCCTGCTCAGCCGTTCGGCCGTCGGCCAGCGGCTGGCGACTTACGTGACCGCGCTCACCCCCGGCCGCGAAGAAGGCAGTGTCGACGGACCGGAAGACTTCCATCTCGTCATTGTCGATGCCGGCCGTTCGAAAGCGCTCGGCACCGAGTTCCAGGACGTGCTTCATTGCATTCGCTGCGGTGCCTGCATCAACGTCTGTCCTGTCTACCGCCATATCGGCGGCCACGCGTACGGCTCGATCTACCAAGGCCCGATCGGCGCGGTGCTGTCGCCGATTCTCGGCGACAGCGATGCCTTCAAAACGCTGCCGTTCGCCTCGAGCCTATGCGGCGCTTGCACGGAAGCGTGCCCGGTTGGGATTCCGCTTCACGAGCAGCTCGTGGCGCACCGCCGCGCCATTGTTGAAGACCACGGCGAGGCGCCGTGGTTCGAAAAGCTGGCGATGCGCGGCTTCGGAGCGGCCGCCGCGAAGCCGGAGCGATTCGCGCGTGCCGGAGGCACGGTGCGGTTAGCGAAGCCGCTCGCGAGAGCGTGGACGGCGGAGCGCGAATTTCCCGCGCCTGCCCGCACGACGTTCCGAAAATGGTTTGAGGAACGGAAGGGGGCGGGGCGGTAA
- a CDS encoding ABC transporter ATP-binding protein, giving the protein MVLQVQKISKRFGGISALTDVSFSVKEGEVFGLIGPNGAGKTTMFNIITAVFAPTEGEVAFGGETISGKKPHQITKKGICRTFQNIRLFDKMTVLENVMTGAHARSQAGVWGSVWRTKAQRREERELREKAAGWLETVGLGGVEDVVAENLAYGQQRKLEIARALASEPKLLLLDEPAAGMNEAETEELQALIKKIQALGKTIVLIEHDMPLVMAACDRIAVLNFGEKIAEGEPEAIQNHPDVIEAYLGNEGDGDGDIA; this is encoded by the coding sequence ATGGTGCTGCAAGTCCAAAAGATCAGTAAGCGATTCGGCGGCATATCCGCGTTGACCGACGTCTCTTTTTCCGTCAAGGAAGGGGAAGTGTTCGGCTTGATCGGTCCGAACGGGGCCGGAAAAACGACGATGTTCAATATTATTACGGCGGTGTTTGCGCCGACCGAAGGCGAGGTTGCCTTCGGCGGAGAAACGATCAGCGGGAAGAAACCGCATCAAATCACGAAAAAAGGCATTTGCCGAACGTTCCAAAACATTCGGTTGTTCGATAAAATGACGGTGCTGGAAAATGTCATGACCGGGGCGCATGCACGCAGCCAAGCGGGTGTTTGGGGGAGCGTATGGCGAACGAAAGCGCAGCGGCGGGAAGAGCGCGAATTACGCGAGAAGGCGGCCGGCTGGCTGGAGACGGTCGGGTTGGGCGGTGTGGAAGATGTGGTTGCTGAGAATCTCGCGTACGGCCAGCAACGCAAGTTGGAAATTGCGCGGGCGCTCGCCAGCGAGCCAAAGCTGTTGCTGCTTGACGAACCGGCGGCGGGCATGAACGAAGCCGAGACGGAAGAATTGCAGGCGTTGATTAAAAAAATCCAGGCGCTCGGCAAAACGATTGTGTTGATCGAACACGACATGCCGCTCGTCATGGCGGCTTGCGACCGGATCGCGGTGTTGAATTTCGGCGAGAAAATCGCCGAAGGTGAGCCGGAGGCGATTCAAAATCATCCCGATGTGATTGAGGCGTATCTCGGGAACGAGGGGGATGGAGATGGCGACATTGCTTAA
- a CDS encoding branched-chain amino acid ABC transporter permease: MLLEQLINGITLGSVYAIVALGYTLVFGVLGIINMAHGEIFMFGAFMGVVTTSMLHAPIWLAFLAAIAATAMMGYLLERLALRPLRGKPGVSHLAPLISTIGVSILLENLANQWFGSGNHPFRSRFAEIHFTVGDVTVYFVQIVIFVISVVLMVGLSLWLAKTKAGKALRATAEDLDTASLLGIDTKKMITITVIVASAMGGVAGILVGMAFNSVNAQMGLSVGLKGLAIIILGGMGSVKGAVVGGMILGLSETFIVVAGFSGYRDAIAFVMIIIILLIRPEGLFGKRASDARG; this comes from the coding sequence ATGTTGCTCGAACAGCTTATTAACGGAATCACGCTCGGCAGCGTTTATGCCATTGTCGCCCTCGGCTACACACTCGTGTTCGGCGTGCTCGGCATCATCAACATGGCTCACGGTGAAATTTTCATGTTCGGCGCGTTCATGGGCGTCGTCACGACAAGCATGCTGCATGCGCCGATCTGGCTGGCGTTTCTCGCGGCGATCGCGGCAACGGCGATGATGGGCTACTTGCTTGAACGCTTGGCGCTCCGGCCGCTCCGCGGCAAGCCGGGCGTCTCCCACCTCGCGCCGCTCATTAGTACGATCGGTGTATCGATTTTGCTTGAAAATTTGGCAAACCAATGGTTTGGCTCCGGGAATCATCCTTTCCGGAGCCGCTTTGCCGAAATCCATTTTACCGTCGGAGACGTGACGGTTTATTTTGTGCAAATCGTCATTTTTGTGATTTCCGTTGTTTTAATGGTCGGCTTGTCCCTCTGGCTGGCGAAGACGAAAGCGGGCAAGGCGCTGCGGGCGACCGCCGAAGATCTTGACACGGCTTCGCTTCTCGGCATTGACACGAAGAAAATGATCACGATCACCGTGATCGTCGCTTCGGCGATGGGCGGGGTTGCCGGCATCCTCGTCGGCATGGCATTCAACTCGGTCAATGCGCAAATGGGACTTTCGGTCGGCTTGAAAGGCCTCGCGATCATCATTCTTGGCGGAATGGGCAGCGTGAAAGGCGCCGTCGTCGGCGGGATGATTCTCGGCCTCTCGGAAACTTTTATCGTTGTCGCCGGTTTTTCCGGGTATCGCGACGCCATCGCTTTTGTGATGATCATCATTATTTTGCTCATTCGGCCTGAAGGCCTTTTCGGAAAACGGGCATCGGACGCGAGGGGGTAA
- a CDS encoding MarR family transcriptional regulator, translating into MKMNMELSSSQVHLLRLLEQNGPLKMSQLAEQLQITLGGVTLLANRMVKAGWIDRQRGERDRRIVRLQLTDGGAAFLEHLTEARNRTFARYFNKLNEAELAQLKRLYEKILDDRETEERKPE; encoded by the coding sequence ATGAAAATGAACATGGAGCTGTCGAGCTCACAAGTGCATTTGCTGCGGCTGCTCGAACAAAACGGACCGTTAAAAATGTCCCAGCTCGCCGAACAGTTGCAAATCACGCTCGGCGGTGTCACTTTGCTTGCCAATCGTATGGTCAAAGCCGGATGGATCGATCGGCAACGAGGCGAAAGAGACCGCCGCATCGTCCGCCTGCAGCTGACAGACGGAGGCGCTGCGTTTCTCGAACACCTCACAGAAGCGCGCAATCGGACTTTCGCGCGCTACTTCAACAAATTGAACGAAGCCGAACTCGCACAATTGAAAAGATTGTATGAAAAAATACTTGATGACCGGGAAACAGAGGAGAGGAAACCAGAATGA
- a CDS encoding type II toxin-antitoxin system prevent-host-death family antitoxin, producing MRVASTKVQNNFGKYLKFAEAKEEIIVTKNGKDVVKIVPCHEPDSVRVKSSEYRSTEGWVSYEEFLELTEASEQRYELIDGVIYNLASPSYKHQHIVHELHGTFYLWFKGKKCVPLTSPFDVTLLKEENNICVVQPDILVICDKDNRDEKDRYQGTPTLVVEVLSPSTRSKDMIKKLDLYKQCAVKEYWIVDPINEQIMVYSLDNNDITDSKTFLKSASQTLHSPFFEGLEIPLQDVFAS from the coding sequence ATGAGAGTGGCCTCGACGAAAGTGCAAAATAATTTCGGAAAGTATTTAAAATTTGCCGAAGCGAAAGAGGAAATCATCGTAACGAAAAATGGGAAAGATGTTGTGAAAATAGTTCCTTGTCACGAGCCCGATTCAGTCAGGGTAAAATCTTCAGAGTATCGATCAACCGAAGGCTGGGTATCATACGAGGAATTTCTGGAGTTAACGGAGGCATCGGAACAACGCTACGAATTAATCGACGGTGTCATCTACAATCTAGCTTCTCCTTCTTATAAACACCAACACATCGTCCATGAACTTCACGGTACCTTCTATTTGTGGTTTAAAGGTAAGAAGTGTGTCCCATTGACCTCTCCGTTTGATGTAACCTTATTGAAAGAAGAAAATAACATTTGCGTCGTTCAACCGGACATTCTCGTCATTTGCGACAAGGACAATCGCGATGAGAAAGACCGCTATCAAGGAACGCCGACCCTGGTCGTCGAAGTTTTATCGCCTTCCACGAGAAGTAAAGATATGATCAAAAAACTTGACCTGTACAAGCAATGCGCGGTGAAAGAATATTGGATTGTCGATCCCATCAATGAACAAATCATGGTTTATTCGTTGGACAATAACGACATTACCGACAGCAAAACCTTTTTAAAGAGCGCCAGTCAAACTTTACACTCCCCGTTTTTTGAAGGGTTGGAAATCCCGTTGCAAGACGTTTTTGCTTCATAA
- a CDS encoding (Fe-S)-binding protein: MKVSLFITCLCDVIYPDVGKDVVEVLERLGCEVDFPAGQTCCGQPAYNSGYRREAVKAAKPMIEAFADSDYVVAPSGSCAAVIHEYEKWFPGEPVWQAKARQLAAKTYEFTQFLVDVLKVTDIGARYKARAAYHTSCHMTRLLGVKEAPLKLLEHVEGLELVPISNAYDCCGFGGTFAVKMAAISTAMADEKISHVEAAKADVLIGSDGGCLMHLKGRIDRLGQPVEVKHIAQVLNGR, encoded by the coding sequence ATGAAAGTTTCCTTGTTTATTACATGCTTGTGCGACGTGATTTATCCCGACGTCGGTAAAGACGTCGTCGAAGTGTTGGAGCGTCTCGGCTGCGAGGTTGATTTTCCAGCAGGCCAGACGTGCTGCGGGCAGCCGGCGTATAACAGCGGCTATCGGAGGGAAGCGGTGAAGGCGGCGAAGCCGATGATCGAGGCCTTTGCCGACTCGGACTATGTTGTAGCACCGTCGGGCTCGTGCGCGGCGGTCATCCATGAATATGAAAAGTGGTTTCCCGGCGAGCCGGTATGGCAGGCGAAAGCCCGGCAGTTGGCGGCGAAAACGTATGAGTTCACGCAGTTTCTCGTCGATGTGCTGAAAGTGACTGATATCGGGGCAAGATACAAGGCGCGGGCGGCGTACCATACGTCGTGCCATATGACACGGCTGCTCGGGGTGAAGGAAGCACCGCTCAAGCTGCTCGAGCATGTCGAAGGGCTCGAGCTTGTGCCGATTTCGAATGCGTACGATTGCTGCGGATTCGGCGGGACGTTCGCGGTGAAGATGGCCGCCATTTCGACGGCGATGGCGGATGAAAAAATTTCCCATGTGGAGGCGGCGAAGGCGGACGTCTTGATTGGCTCGGACGGCGGGTGTTTAATGCACTTGAAAGGGCGGATCGACCGGCTCGGCCAGCCGGTGGAAGTGAAGCATATCGCGCAAGTGCTGAATGGACGATGA
- a CDS encoding branched-chain amino acid ABC transporter permease, which produces MLGELVNPYYVQVASFILINIILGLSIYITLASGQLSLGNAGFMAIGAYTSALLTVSAHLPLVVGVVCGTFFAGILGVLVGIPSLRLKGVHLAIATLGFGEVIRVILVNAGALTKGAIGIAGIPQLGREILKGLQTFGFDPKTIGLANNEFVFLSIFLVLLVIVVFVVLFFVRQNRSRVGRAFAAIKMDERAAETMGINVTYYKVLSFAQGALLAGFAGALYAHVLSYINPGDFSYHRAVEILIFAVFGGSEVIVGSIFGAFFLTLLPEALRFLADYRYIIYGVILILMMAFRPQGVIDANMLRKIGALKSTKRGEVGHGAASPKDQ; this is translated from the coding sequence ATGCTTGGAGAACTCGTCAATCCTTATTACGTGCAAGTGGCGTCGTTCATTCTTATTAACATCATTCTCGGGCTGAGCATCTACATCACGCTCGCTTCCGGCCAACTGTCGCTCGGCAACGCCGGCTTCATGGCCATCGGCGCGTATACTTCAGCGCTTCTCACCGTTAGTGCCCATCTCCCGCTCGTCGTCGGCGTGGTTTGCGGAACTTTTTTTGCAGGAATTCTCGGGGTGCTCGTCGGCATTCCTTCTTTGCGTTTGAAAGGGGTGCACTTGGCGATCGCCACGCTCGGCTTCGGGGAAGTCATTCGCGTCATTCTCGTCAATGCGGGTGCGCTGACGAAAGGGGCCATCGGCATTGCCGGCATCCCGCAGCTCGGGCGGGAGATCTTGAAAGGTTTGCAAACGTTCGGCTTTGACCCGAAAACGATCGGCCTCGCGAACAACGAATTCGTATTTTTATCAATCTTTCTCGTGTTGCTCGTCATCGTCGTGTTTGTCGTTCTGTTTTTCGTCAGGCAAAATCGATCCCGCGTCGGACGAGCGTTTGCGGCCATCAAAATGGACGAACGGGCGGCGGAAACGATGGGCATCAACGTGACGTATTACAAAGTGCTGTCGTTCGCTCAAGGGGCGTTGCTTGCCGGATTCGCCGGCGCATTGTACGCTCACGTATTATCGTACATCAACCCAGGCGATTTTTCTTACCATCGCGCGGTGGAAATTTTAATTTTTGCGGTGTTCGGGGGCAGCGAAGTGATTGTCGGCTCGATTTTCGGCGCCTTTTTCCTCACCTTGCTTCCGGAAGCGCTGCGGTTCTTGGCTGACTACCGTTACATCATTTACGGGGTGATCCTCATTCTCATGATGGCTTTTCGCCCGCAAGGCGTCATCGATGCAAACATGCTGCGCAAGATCGGCGCGTTGAAATCGACAAAACGGGGGGAGGTCGGCCATGGTGCTGCAAGTCCAAAAGATCAGTAA
- a CDS encoding ABC transporter substrate-binding protein: MRRKFKAILPFVVILALFMLSACGGGTSSGTGSGDGSKKDEASGGAISAKIGVISYLSGPGAAYGEAITNGLKLAKEEINEEGKVKIELVIEDSAGKADQALSAAQKLINSENVNAIIGPTLSTEMQVVGPVADQNGVPIMGTSTTAAGIPQLGEYVFRDSLPESQAIPAAMKKAVDKYGAKKVAIMYGNDDVFTKSGYDTMKKTAEEMGLEVLTTQTFQKGQSDYKAQLTKIKNLQPDLILCSALYNEGAVIMDQARSMGIDVPFVGGNGFNSPQVIKIAGDAADGLIVATPWFGGKDDPKVQAFVKKYEEAYGKAPDQFSAQAYDGLKIMAKAIADAGSAERDAIRDGLAGIDSYEGVLGKFSFDDEGDVVMEPVVLVIKDGKFQVLE, translated from the coding sequence ATGAGGCGTAAATTTAAAGCGATCTTGCCTTTCGTCGTTATTTTAGCGTTATTTATGCTTTCCGCCTGCGGCGGAGGAACTTCTTCCGGTACGGGATCGGGAGACGGGTCGAAGAAAGATGAAGCGAGCGGCGGAGCCATCTCCGCAAAAATCGGAGTCATTTCGTATTTGAGCGGACCGGGGGCGGCTTATGGTGAGGCAATCACGAACGGCCTCAAGCTGGCGAAAGAAGAGATCAACGAAGAAGGGAAAGTGAAGATTGAACTTGTCATCGAGGATTCGGCGGGGAAAGCGGATCAGGCGCTTTCAGCAGCACAAAAGCTGATCAACTCGGAAAACGTGAATGCGATTATCGGGCCGACGTTGAGCACTGAGATGCAGGTGGTCGGTCCAGTGGCGGATCAGAACGGGGTGCCGATCATGGGGACGTCGACGACGGCCGCGGGCATTCCGCAGCTTGGGGAGTATGTGTTCCGGGATTCACTGCCGGAGTCGCAAGCGATTCCTGCGGCGATGAAGAAGGCGGTCGACAAATACGGAGCGAAAAAAGTTGCGATTATGTACGGCAACGATGACGTGTTCACGAAATCGGGTTATGACACGATGAAGAAGACGGCCGAAGAGATGGGACTCGAGGTGTTGACGACGCAGACGTTCCAGAAAGGTCAGTCGGATTACAAGGCGCAACTGACGAAAATTAAAAATTTGCAGCCGGATTTGATCCTCTGTTCGGCGCTGTACAATGAGGGCGCGGTCATCATGGACCAAGCGCGAAGCATGGGCATCGATGTGCCGTTTGTGGGCGGCAACGGGTTCAACTCACCGCAAGTGATAAAAATTGCCGGCGATGCCGCTGACGGATTGATTGTGGCAACACCGTGGTTCGGCGGGAAGGATGATCCGAAGGTACAGGCGTTCGTGAAGAAATACGAGGAGGCGTACGGCAAAGCTCCGGACCAGTTCTCGGCGCAGGCGTATGACGGGTTGAAAATTATGGCCAAGGCGATCGCCGATGCCGGATCGGCCGAACGCGACGCGATTCGCGACGGACTTGCGGGCATTGACAGCTATGAAGGTGTGCTCGGCAAATTCTCGTTTGACGATGAAGGCGACGTCGTCATGGAACCGGTCGTGCTCGTCATTAAAGACGGCAAATTCCAAGTTCTCGAATAG